In a single window of the Arthrobacter sp. StoSoilA2 genome:
- the xseA gene encoding exodeoxyribonuclease VII large subunit: protein MAADASPESTLPGTAAETSPDNPWPLQLLSRKLKAHIERAPAAWIEGQVIELNRRGGNAFLTLRDVDAEISLPASVWSTVLDRQKIPLERGSRVVALVKADFWVKTGRLNMSVKDIRPVGLGDLLARIERLRQALAAEGLFADSRKRKLPLLPHRIGLITGRDSDAKKDVLRNAALRWPAVEFDVREVAVQGNTAVAQILAALRSLDADPHIDVIVLARGGGALEDLLPFSNEDLIRAVAAATTPVVSAIGHEADRPILDDVADLRASTPTDAAKRIVPDVSEELAMVRQARDHLRRSIGRMVDRETDRLHALRSRPVLATPDTMVAARSEDITRLQRRSHAAVSTAVVRALDQVHHLRAQVRALSPQKTLDRGYAVVQIVGEDQAGHTVVSSPAQTPEGTPLAIRVAEGRFRAVSSGQAQLVEH from the coding sequence ATGGCAGCTGACGCGAGCCCGGAATCAACGCTGCCCGGTACCGCTGCGGAGACCAGCCCCGACAACCCCTGGCCCCTGCAGTTGCTATCCAGGAAGCTAAAGGCCCACATCGAGCGTGCGCCCGCGGCGTGGATCGAAGGCCAGGTCATCGAACTCAACCGGCGTGGCGGGAACGCCTTCCTGACACTCCGTGACGTCGATGCTGAGATTTCACTGCCGGCATCCGTATGGTCCACGGTCCTGGATCGCCAGAAGATACCCCTTGAACGTGGTTCCCGGGTGGTCGCCCTGGTCAAGGCCGACTTCTGGGTCAAGACCGGGCGCCTGAACATGTCCGTCAAGGACATCCGGCCCGTGGGCCTGGGTGATCTCCTTGCCAGGATCGAGCGGCTGCGCCAGGCCCTTGCCGCAGAAGGCCTGTTCGCCGACTCCCGCAAACGGAAGTTGCCCCTCCTCCCCCACCGCATCGGGCTCATTACAGGGCGGGATTCGGATGCCAAGAAGGACGTCCTCCGTAATGCGGCACTCCGCTGGCCGGCCGTTGAATTCGACGTTCGCGAGGTAGCTGTCCAAGGCAATACGGCCGTTGCACAGATCCTTGCCGCGCTCCGTTCGTTGGATGCCGATCCACACATCGACGTCATCGTCCTCGCCAGAGGTGGGGGCGCCTTGGAAGATCTTCTGCCGTTCAGCAATGAGGACTTGATCAGGGCAGTGGCAGCGGCAACAACGCCGGTGGTCAGCGCCATTGGCCACGAAGCGGATCGTCCCATCCTGGACGACGTGGCTGATCTGAGGGCATCGACACCCACCGACGCCGCGAAACGCATCGTTCCTGATGTCAGTGAGGAACTCGCCATGGTCCGCCAGGCCCGGGACCATCTTCGCCGGAGCATTGGCAGAATGGTGGACAGGGAGACGGACCGGCTTCACGCCTTGAGGTCGCGGCCCGTCCTGGCAACGCCGGACACCATGGTCGCAGCACGATCAGAGGACATCACCCGGCTTCAGCGAAGGTCGCATGCAGCCGTCAGCACAGCGGTGGTCCGGGCGCTTGACCAGGTCCACCACCTGCGTGCCCAGGTGCGGGCATTGTCTCCGCAGAAGACCCTGGACCGCGGCTACGCTGTCGTCCAGATCGTCGGTGAAGACCAAGCCGGACACACAGTGGTCAGCAGCCCGGCACAGACTCCCGAAGGCACGCCGCTGGCCATCAGAGTGGCAGAAGGCCGGTTCAGGGCTGTGTCCAGCGGCCAAGCACAACTCGTCGAGCACTGA
- a CDS encoding exodeoxyribonuclease VII small subunit: MTENNPAAPSADSLDSLSYEEAREQLVAVVSRLEAGGASLEESLALWERGEALAKRCEDWLEGARKRLATARDATNDAGAAAGTDQPR, encoded by the coding sequence ATGACAGAGAACAATCCCGCAGCACCTTCAGCGGATTCCCTGGATTCCCTCAGTTACGAGGAAGCCCGCGAACAGCTTGTGGCAGTGGTCAGCCGGTTGGAAGCAGGCGGAGCCAGCCTTGAGGAATCGCTGGCGCTCTGGGAGCGGGGCGAGGCGTTGGCAAAGCGTTGCGAGGACTGGCTTGAGGGCGCCCGCAAACGGCTGGCAACAGCCAGGGACGCTACCAACGACGCCGGGGCTGCCGCCGGCACAGACCAGCCGCGATGA
- a CDS encoding polyphosphate kinase 2 family protein encodes MPVAVEFAESPAKVLKVGPGFSLAGVDPQATPGYAGTKADGKSLLAAQDARLAELQEKLFAEGKFGSNKRLLLILQAMDTAGKGGIVSHVVGAMDPQGVQLKAFKAPTDEEKSHDFLWRIEKESPAAGMVGVFDRSHYEDVLIHRVHAWADSAELERRYAAINDFESRLAQQGTTIVKVMLNISEDEQKKRLLARLDDPGKHWKYSRGDLAERAFWDDYMDAYNMAFAKTSTDVAPWHVVPANKKWYARIAVQQLLLDALEGLSLEWPKADFDVATERALVEES; translated from the coding sequence ATGCCCGTTGCAGTGGAGTTCGCCGAGAGTCCAGCCAAGGTGCTGAAGGTTGGGCCGGGTTTTTCGTTGGCCGGCGTGGATCCCCAGGCCACGCCTGGCTACGCCGGAACAAAGGCCGACGGCAAGTCCTTGTTGGCTGCACAGGACGCCAGGCTCGCAGAACTTCAGGAAAAGCTCTTCGCAGAGGGGAAGTTCGGGAGCAACAAGCGGCTCCTGCTGATACTTCAGGCCATGGACACTGCCGGGAAGGGCGGCATCGTCAGCCACGTCGTGGGCGCAATGGATCCACAGGGTGTCCAGCTGAAGGCATTCAAGGCACCCACTGATGAGGAAAAGTCGCACGACTTTCTGTGGCGGATCGAGAAAGAGTCACCCGCTGCTGGGATGGTGGGAGTCTTTGACCGCTCACATTATGAGGACGTCCTGATCCACCGCGTCCACGCATGGGCGGACTCCGCGGAATTGGAACGGCGCTACGCCGCTATCAACGATTTCGAGTCCAGGCTGGCCCAACAGGGAACCACCATCGTTAAGGTCATGCTCAACATCAGCGAGGATGAGCAGAAGAAGCGCCTGCTGGCGCGGCTCGATGATCCCGGCAAGCACTGGAAATACAGCCGGGGCGATCTCGCGGAGCGGGCGTTCTGGGATGACTACATGGATGCCTACAACATGGCCTTTGCGAAGACTTCCACGGACGTCGCCCCATGGCACGTTGTTCCGGCGAACAAGAAGTGGTATGCGCGGATCGCTGTCCAGCAGTTGCTTTTGGACGCCTTGGAGGGCTTGTCCCTGGAATGGCCAAAGGCGGACTTCGACGTCGCGACGGAACGTGCCCTTGTTGAGGAATCCTGA
- a CDS encoding pyridoxal phosphate-dependent aminotransferase, which translates to MANFKQSTKLHNVLYDIRGPILQAAQQMEAEGHRILKLNIGNPAPFGFEAPDAILVDMIRHLPNAQGYSDSRGIFSARTAVSQYYQTRGIQNIHVDDIYLGNGVSELITMSLMALLEDGDEVLIPTPDYPLWTASVALAGGRPVHYLCDEESGWQPDLEDLESKITPRTKGIVVINPNNPTGAVYPEDTLKQIVALAEKHGLVLFADEIYEKILYEDAVHVNLAGLTGDDVLCLTFSGLSKAYRVCGYRAGWMAISGPKKDAADYLEGINLLANMRLCANVPAQHAIQTALGGYQSINDLILPGGRLLEQRNKAYDLLNAIPGVSTQQARGALYLFPRLDPEVYHIRDDEKFVLDLLKEQKILVSHGRAFNWVRPDHFRMVTLPNVKDIEEAIGRMADFLSRYPGN; encoded by the coding sequence ATGGCGAATTTCAAGCAGTCCACCAAGCTTCATAATGTCCTTTACGACATCCGTGGACCGATTCTTCAGGCCGCCCAGCAGATGGAGGCAGAGGGTCACCGGATCCTCAAACTGAACATCGGAAACCCGGCTCCCTTCGGCTTTGAAGCGCCTGACGCCATTTTGGTGGACATGATCCGCCACCTGCCCAATGCCCAGGGCTACAGCGACTCCCGCGGCATATTCTCGGCCCGGACGGCCGTCTCGCAGTACTACCAGACCCGCGGAATCCAGAACATCCACGTTGATGACATCTACCTCGGCAATGGGGTCAGCGAACTCATCACCATGTCCCTCATGGCCCTCCTCGAAGATGGCGATGAAGTGCTGATTCCCACGCCGGACTACCCCCTGTGGACGGCTTCCGTTGCCCTGGCCGGCGGCCGGCCCGTCCACTACCTCTGTGATGAGGAGTCGGGATGGCAACCTGATCTGGAGGACCTGGAGTCCAAGATCACGCCGCGGACCAAGGGCATCGTGGTCATCAATCCGAACAACCCCACGGGCGCCGTCTACCCCGAGGACACGCTCAAGCAGATCGTTGCTTTGGCCGAGAAGCATGGCCTGGTCCTGTTTGCCGATGAAATTTACGAGAAAATCCTCTACGAAGACGCTGTCCACGTGAACCTTGCCGGACTGACCGGCGACGACGTCCTGTGCCTGACGTTCAGTGGCTTGTCCAAGGCCTACCGCGTTTGTGGCTACCGCGCCGGCTGGATGGCCATTTCCGGTCCCAAGAAGGATGCTGCCGATTACCTTGAAGGCATCAACCTGCTGGCCAATATGCGGTTGTGCGCCAACGTCCCGGCACAGCACGCCATACAAACAGCGCTTGGCGGCTACCAGAGCATCAACGATCTCATCCTTCCCGGTGGCAGGCTCCTGGAGCAGCGCAACAAAGCGTATGACCTCCTGAACGCGATCCCGGGTGTCAGCACGCAGCAGGCCAGGGGTGCCCTCTACCTGTTCCCCAGGCTGGATCCAGAGGTTTACCACATCCGGGATGATGAGAAGTTCGTCCTGGACCTGCTGAAGGAGCAGAAGATCCTGGTGTCCCACGGACGTGCCTTCAACTGGGTGCGGCCGGACCACTTCCGGATGGTGACATTGCCCAACGTCAAGGACATTGAAGAGGCAATTGGCCGCATGGCGGACTTCCTGTCGAGGTACCCCGGGAACTAG
- a CDS encoding ABC transporter substrate-binding protein encodes MKNSVPMTLTRRGLGGLAAGVGVALALSACGGSPLATPSTSAPGGSSGSSGPLVVGSADFPESQVIGEVYAGALNAAGVTATTKPNIGSREIYFKAVQDGSVDLVPDYSGNLLSYVDPEATEVSAEDVYKALPGKLPEGLAVLDPAKAESKDAMVVTKATAEKYQLKSIEDLAKVCKDFTMAAPATFETRAYGFPGLKKNYNCELKGLQPFNDGGGNLTLQALLEDKVQVADIYTTTPSIADNDLVVLEDPKNNFKAQQVLPLYNKAKMTDKAKDALNNVSRILTTDDLVDLNRAVSGDQKQSPKDAAAAWLKDKGIVK; translated from the coding sequence ATGAAAAATTCCGTTCCCATGACCCTTACGCGCCGTGGACTCGGCGGCCTCGCGGCCGGCGTCGGTGTGGCCCTCGCCTTGAGCGCGTGCGGCGGCAGCCCTTTGGCCACCCCGTCCACTTCTGCTCCCGGTGGGTCCAGCGGATCCAGTGGGCCGCTTGTGGTTGGATCGGCCGACTTTCCAGAGAGCCAGGTGATTGGCGAGGTCTATGCGGGCGCCCTGAACGCGGCCGGTGTCACGGCCACTACCAAGCCGAACATCGGCTCGCGCGAAATCTACTTCAAGGCTGTCCAGGACGGGTCCGTGGACCTCGTCCCGGACTACTCCGGCAACCTGCTCTCCTATGTTGATCCAGAGGCCACGGAGGTCTCGGCTGAGGACGTGTACAAGGCGCTTCCTGGCAAGCTTCCGGAGGGATTGGCGGTGCTTGATCCGGCAAAGGCGGAGTCCAAGGACGCCATGGTGGTCACCAAGGCCACTGCCGAAAAGTACCAGCTCAAGTCCATTGAGGACCTCGCCAAGGTCTGCAAGGACTTCACGATGGCGGCCCCGGCAACGTTCGAGACCCGTGCTTACGGCTTCCCCGGGCTGAAGAAGAACTACAACTGCGAGCTCAAGGGCCTTCAGCCATTCAACGACGGCGGCGGGAACCTGACGCTCCAGGCACTGTTGGAGGACAAGGTCCAGGTGGCCGACATCTACACCACCACACCGTCAATCGCTGACAACGACCTCGTGGTTCTGGAAGACCCCAAGAACAACTTCAAGGCCCAGCAGGTATTGCCGCTCTACAACAAGGCCAAAATGACGGACAAGGCCAAGGACGCGCTCAACAATGTGTCCAGGATCCTGACAACCGATGACCTTGTGGACCTGAACCGGGCAGTCAGCGGGGACCAGAAGCAAAGCCCCAAGGATGCCGCGGCCGCATGGCTGAAAGACAAGGGCATCGTTAAGTAG
- a CDS encoding ABC transporter permease has product MSNVFTDTIAWLTDPIHWTGSGGIPTRLSEHLQYSGLVLLIAAAIAVPVGLYIGHTGRGRVVAVAIAGALRALPTLGLLVLFALLAGSGLMPPVWALVILTVPPLLAGTYAGISSVDATVVDGARAMGMTELQILFRVELPNGLLVMFGGIRTAVLQVIATVSVVAYLPLGGLGRYLFDGLVLQDFPRMLGGSLLIAALAIAVDLVLAALQRLVLPPGLTLDSSGRHTAADDLTAAAPAAAAVQGGTP; this is encoded by the coding sequence TGGACGGGAAGCGGAGGCATCCCCACGCGGCTGTCCGAGCATCTGCAGTACAGCGGGCTGGTGCTCCTCATCGCTGCGGCCATTGCAGTACCTGTGGGTCTTTACATTGGCCACACGGGACGCGGCAGGGTGGTTGCCGTGGCCATTGCGGGCGCCCTGCGGGCCCTGCCCACTCTGGGTCTGCTGGTCCTCTTTGCCTTGTTGGCCGGCAGCGGTTTGATGCCGCCGGTGTGGGCCCTGGTGATCCTCACGGTTCCACCATTGCTTGCGGGGACGTATGCGGGTATCTCCAGCGTGGATGCCACGGTGGTGGACGGAGCCCGGGCCATGGGCATGACGGAGCTTCAGATCCTGTTCCGTGTTGAGCTCCCCAATGGGCTCCTGGTGATGTTCGGTGGCATCCGGACAGCTGTTTTGCAAGTGATTGCAACCGTTTCGGTAGTTGCGTACTTGCCGCTGGGTGGCCTGGGACGGTATTTATTCGATGGGCTTGTCCTGCAGGACTTTCCGCGGATGCTTGGTGGATCGCTGCTGATCGCTGCCCTTGCCATTGCGGTGGACCTCGTTCTGGCCGCCCTGCAGAGGCTGGTCCTCCCGCCCGGCCTCACCCTCGACTCAAGCGGACGCCACACGGCGGCCGACGATCTCACAGCCGCAGCTCCCGCCGCGGCTGCCGTTCAAGGAGGTACACCATGA